The following is a genomic window from Brucella pseudogrignonensis.
ACCAAGGCGCGCAGGAGTGCCACGATTTCGCGTTGCACAATGGTATCTAGCGCACTGGTTGGCTCGTCAGCAATCAACAGAACGGGGTTTGCTGCGATGGCAAGTGCAATGGCGATACGCTGTTTCTGCCCACCGGAAAACTGATGCGGATAGCGCGAAAAACTCTGTTCCGGCTCGGCTATCTGAACACGCGCTAAGAGCTTGAGCGCCTTATCTTTTGCCGCATGACGATCAATGTTTTCGTGGGCACGGATTGTCTCGACGAGTTGCGCACCAACACGCATCAAGGGGTCAAAACTTGAAGCCGGATCCTGAAACACAAAGCCCACATCGTAGCCCAGCTTTGGTTTTCCATTCGGCCACTCAATCGCGCCTGAAACGCGGGCATTGGCTGGCAGCAGGCCAGCAAGAGCCAACGCCAATGTACTTTTTCCGGAACCGCTTTCACCGATAATGGCAAGCGTTTCACCGGCCTCTATATCGAGGTCAAGATTTTTGAGCGCTGTATCGCTGCCATAGCGCACGCTAAGATTTTCAATATGGGCGACCACGCTCATGCCTGCACCTCGCGCCGCGATGCAGCCTGTGTGATGCCTTCGCCTGCGAGATAGACGCCGACGACAGTCAAAGCCAGCGCAAGCCCGGGCAGAATTGACAACCACGGTGCAGAGCGTAAAACCGTGCGCCCTTCAGCAATCATGCCGCCCCATGTCACGCGATTGGGATCACCTAGTCCCAGAAATGACAGTGCTGCTTCAATCAGAATTGCGGAGGCAACAATTACCGGCACAAGAGCCAAAACCGGCGGCAAGGCATTGGGCAGGATTTGCCGGAACGCAATTTCAAGCGGGTGCATACCGATAACGTGGGCTGACGCCACGTAATCGCGCTCACGGATTGACAGCATTTGCCCGCGCGTCAGACGTGCAGCCTGCGTCCAGCTTGAAAGCGCAATTGCAGCCACCAGCACCGACAACGAAGGCCCCGCGATACTAACCAGCGCCAGCGCCAGCAAAAAGCCCGGCACAGTCTGAAAAGCTTCTGTGATGCGCATCAGCAGTTCATCGACCAGACCACCGGCGAAACCTGACAGTGTACCGACAATGCTGCCAATCAAAATAGATGCAGCGGCTGCCGCCAGCCCCACGACCAGCGATGTGCGGCTTGCATGGAAAAGTTCGGCCAGCACATCACGACCGAGCCGGTCTGTTCCGAGCGGAAAGGATGCATTGTCGAACGGCGCAAGCATCGGCGTTGCAACAATACGCAGCTGATCGCCGGGAAACAGTAGCGTTGCGAGAAGAGCTGATGCCATCAGCGCGAGCAGAATAATCGCACCTGCAATGCCCTCGCCCGATCCGAAGTAACGTCTCATCCCACTCATCGCAGGGCCTTTCCCGCAGTTATGCGCGGATCAAGCCAGAGATAAAGAAGATCGACGACGAAATTGACCACGATCACCATAATGGCGCTGGTTAAAATAACACCCAGCAGCAAAGGCGTATCGCGGCTTGCAACCGCCTCCTGTGCGAGCCTTCCAAGGCCGGGAACTGCAAAGACGCTTTCAATCACCACACTGCCGCCCAGCATAGAGGCGGCTTGCAACCCAAGCATGGTGACAAGTGGTGAGAGCGCGTTACGCGCCACATGGCGAAGTACGATACGCGGACCTGATATGCCTCTCGCTTTTAATGCACGGACAAAATCCATCCGCCAGATATCAGCCATGGAAGCACGCATCACACGCAGATAAAGGGCCAGATAAATCAGCCCTAGCGATACAACTGGCAGCACGAGGTGGCGAGCTATATCCAGTCCGCGCGCAAGCCCCTCTTTGCCCGAAGCAATGGTCTCAATACCGCTTGAAGGCAACCAGCGCAGCCGGATTGAGAACAGGATGACAAGCACAAGCGCCAACCAGAAACCGGGAATGGCATAGAGAATAAGTGAGGCAACCGACAGGAAACGATCGCGAAAGCTTCCCGGTCTTGCGCCTGCAACAATCCCCAGCGCCGACCCAACCGCGAATGACAGTGCCGTCGCAGCACCCATCAGCAAAAGCGTATTGGGAAGGCGCTCAAGAATAACATCGAGAATGGGGCGGTTGAAACTGACCGACCAACCAAGATTGCCCTGCAAAAGTGCGGCAAGATAGGCAGTCAACCTGTGCCAAACGGATTGGTCCAGCCCCCAGCGAGCACGCATCTCAGCAATGGCACTCGCATCACCGCCAAAGCTTACCGCATAGGCATCGACCGCATCACCGGGGGCCAATTCCAACATCAAAAAACAGCCAACAATAACAATTAGCAGCACAATCATGCTGCTGATCAGTCGTTTCCTGAAAAGGGTCAGAATCTGCGCCACGTCGTGAACGTACAATCAAAGCAACGCTTCGTCACAATATTTCGTCACTGTGCAACAAACACGTCTGCCCAGTTGGAAACTGCCCAACGTGGATTGTTGGAAACATTTTTTACGCGCTCATTGGCAACCGTGATAAAGCCCCATTCCGCTACATTGATGAGCGGCAGATCAGCTTCGACCAGTTGCTGGAATTGATGATAAAGCGCGATACGCTTTTCCTCGTCAATTTCATGTGCAGCCTTGTCAATGAGCGCGTCCAGTTCCTCATTGGCATAACCGCCCTGATTGGAGAACGGAACGCCTGCTGCAATCCCGCTTTCCACCAGAATGGTCGTCGAAATAGCCGGGTCGCCACGATAGACGGCCGGTGCGATAGCGAGATCAAAATCATGATCCGTGTAGACTGCCTTTTGATGTGCCGCTGAATCATTATTGACGATACGCGCATCAATGCCGATTTCCGCCAGCGCCTGCCGCAGATAATCACCAAACTGCCTGGTTTCGTTGAAATATGGGGCTGGCAGCAGCTTTAGTGCAAAGCGCGTGCCGTCCTTGCCGCGCTTATAACCCGCCTCATCCAAGAGCGCATTGGCCTTCGCCACATCGAAAGGATAAGCGGCGACATCGCCCGTATAAAACTGGCTATCATATTGGGGAACCGGCCCAGTCGAAGGCTTGGCAAAGCCCAGGAAAATGGTCTTTACGACGAAATCGCGATCAATCGCATGAGCGATTGCCTGACGAACTTTGAGGTCAGACAATTCCTTGCGGCGATGATTGATTTCAACGACCAGCTGATAGGTCAGCGCCTCATAGCCCTTGGAAATGACATTGATCCCCGGCACTTTCGAAATGCGGTCGAGATCTGCCAGAGGCACGGCGGAAAACGCAGCAAGGTCAATTTCCTCAGCCTCAAGCGCACCCGCAGCCGCAGCCCGATCCGGCAGCACCCGATAGATGACTTCATCGAGATAAGGCTCGCCCTCGCCCCAATAATCATCATTTTTCACAAGGCGATAATATTCCCCGGTTTTGTGCTCGGCATATTTGAATGGGCCAGTGCCAATCAGCTTCTCATTGGCAGGGTTGGCGGCAATATCCGTGCCCTCAAACACATGCTTCGGCAGCACTGCGGTCAGCGCTGGCAACTCATTGCGAATAAGCTGAAACGGTGTTGGTTCGCTGAAGTGGAAAACTGCCGTATGCTCATCCGGCGTTTCGACCTTCTCGAGCGCCTTGAACACCACGCGGCCAAGATTTTGCAGCGGTTTCCAGACCTGCACCGCCGAAAACGCAACGTCTGCGGATGTAAAGGGCTTACCGTCATGCCATTTGACGCCATCACGCAGGCGGAAGGTTGCAGTCAGACCGTCATCAGAGCCTTCCCAGCTGGTTGCAAGGCGCGGCTCCAGGCCGTATTCACCGTCGAAGGAAGCTTCAGCCAAAGGCTCGATTACCTTGCTCGCCACGAAGAAAACGCCGTTGGAAGCGACAATGGCCGGATTGAGATTGCGTGGCTCGGAATCTGCGGCCACGATCAGTCGCCCACCTTTTTGCGGCACATCTTCAGCCCGCGCCCAGTGGGGCAACAGCGGCAAAGCCGCAAGCGATGTCGAACCAATCAGAAATGCCCTGCGTGAAGCAACAAACCGAGCCATATCCCTGCCTCCGAAATTCCGTTTCCTTTGTCTACAACGGCGCTAACGGAATTGCAGGGTAAATCCTGTCACAGTGGCAATAAATATCGAAACTTGTTTCTCTTTCCGTAAGGCTAATCTACCGGTAGCTCTCTGCGCGACCAATCCTTCTTAGGGATAGGGTCACCAATCGCATATTGAAACGACGAAACCGCCATGTCTTTTGGATTAACTTCGCAATTGAAATCAAGGTCGTACCACTTTGCATGACTTCTGAAGGCACCATCCGACATCTTCAAACGCGTCTCTGTCAGCGTCCCACCTGTGCGTGCCATCATATCGGGAATAATATCAGGCCGATTATGCCGGATTTGCTCCAATGCCTCTATTCCGCAAACTTGAATGACCCGATCCTTAGGAGAAAGCTTTCCCAAAGCCTGTTTGACATGTGGGTTTGAAAGCGCGTCCTTCGAATAAATTTTCCTGGCTTTGGTCATCTGCACTTCTTGCTTCGCCAAATTGGCTACACTCACAGACGATTTTTCAGTGCTGAGAATTGGATCAGTGGCAGATGATTTATTCTGATTAGGCTCGGTTTCACCTTGCGTCGGTTGAGGTGCTTCTTTGCCCTCTTGGTCGGATGGCTTGGCAGGCTCAATCTTGGTGTTTTCTTTCTCTTCGTTTGCAGCAGTTTCAAAAGCCTTCTGTTCAGATGCGGCTCTGGCAGCATCATCCGACTTATCCGGCTGTTTCTCAGCCGGTGCCAAGGGTGGTGGCGGAACGAGTTCGACCTTTACATCTTCCGGCTGGACAGAATGCGTTGACACCGGAAAGGTGATCAATAGAAGCGCGAGCACGGCACCATGCAGTCCGACCGAAACAACGCCACCCAAAACTGTGTCTTTGTCCACCACCAATGACGATCTCTTCATTTCAGTAAAATTTGAAACTGCTTAAAATGATGCGCGTCTCAACCAAAATGAAACATGAAACAATTTCGCTTGAAAAGCATCCCTTTTCCTAACGCCATCAAGGTCACGCGCTGTGAAAACGGAGAACAGAGATTGCCTTAATACATAGACTTTGCAAAAAGGCTTAAACATCCGCACGGGCAATTTCCGCCATGCAATACATAGCCCAGCGCTGCTCAAAGAAAGTGATTTTTCATGATTGTTATAGACAAACACATACAACAGAAAATCAGCTTCGCTTTCGGTGCAATGCTCTTGAACACTTCGCCAGTCTATTCGCAGGTTACATCAACAATTCAGACACCGCCAGCTTCGGCTGTTGCTGCACTCTCGAGTGAAAAATCTTTGCATGAGCTCGCTTTGGCCAATCTCGTTGGTTCAAACTGTGAAATCAACGATGTCACAAAAGGTGATGCGGCACTGATCGGCGGAACGGCACAAGCCGTGGCAAGCCACATGAATCTGACTATGGACGTTTACATTAGCAACTACGTTCAGCCGGCAATGATGAAGCTTGCCACTCCAAATGCATGCGAAGAGCATGAGCCGATGACGAGCGACGTCTTGCAGAATATAAAAGATTTAGGCGGAACAGTATTAGACTGATTAAGAGAACTTGCTTACATCTTGAAATAAAAAAACATTCACAGCTTTTGACATGAAAGATGTTATATAATGTACGAGAAGCGTACCACTCCGCCAATAAGCCATAGCCGTTTCGTTGAACGAATGATGAAACATGTTTTTTATGTGATAGTGGTCATGCTTATCTCAGTGGCGTTCGGTGCGATTGGCTTTATTATTTTTGAAGGTCTGGGACTTGAAGATGCAATACTGCATTCAACCTTCATTCTCAGTGGTTTTGGGTTGATCAGTGTTCCTGCAAGCACGGCAGGCAAAATGTTCGCTGGAATATATGGCCTTTACGCCAATATTTTTTTCCTGGCGGGCTTCAGCATTATGTTTGCGCCGATCATTCACCGCATATTGCACAAAATGCATGCGGATGATTTCTGAACCCAATGCAGCGGAACTGATTTTCTCCTTCCGGCCTTATTAAAGAAATTTCCTTCTTGCCAAACACTTCCCTTGCATAGATCATGGTTAATTATGTGTTGTCGTATTTCGTGAGGAGATATTCGATACGGCACGTACATGGCGAGCTTTTACGGCTCTTTTAACCGCATTTGCGGAGTCTTGTATTGCAGTTTCCGTAAGTGCCTGAAGCTAATCATATTGGAAGAGAGGAAACAGAAATGTCTAGTTTGCTGCCCCCACTTCATAACGGTCATGCACCGATCTATTTGCATCACGCATTTCAGAACGCAATTGATGCCTACGAAGACTGGAATTTGGAAACAGCGGAGCCGGTCGTCGCAATCAATGGAAAGATCACGCGCATCAGCGTGGTTTTCCGGCGACTATGGAATTGTACTGATATTGTCCCGCGTCATACGCTCGAAGCGTTGAGGGATATCGTTCCGTCAAACCTTATTCATGCCGAACGCTGGAAAGACAGCGCTACATTTGCCGAAGCTGCCCATCTTATGCGGACAGCACTTGAATGGCGCAAGGCACGACGGGTCCCTGCCGTCTACTAAGACAAAATAACTGATGCCGCGGGCGGGATTGAACCCGCCCGTTTCCAATCTACTCTTTAATTCAAAGCTTGCGGAAACGCACACGCGCGCTGCGTTCAATTGCTGCCACAGTCAACTCATCCAGCGTCCAGCGATCACGCAACATCTGCAAAAATTCGAGTTCTTCCTGCTCGACATGAAGGTCAGCCGCCGCCACTTCAACAGCGAGCGCGTAAGCCGTGTCGTAGAGCTTTTCCGGCAAGGCATCATGTGCGAGGTCAAGAATACGTTCCAGGCCATCGTCATAAGAAAGCATTTCCAGACAATCACTGGCGAGCTTAGGCAATCGCGCGGCATCAAAGCCCTGAAAAACCGGCAAGCGCGACACCACATTGCTGATCGAGGCCAGCTCTGCATCGGTCATCGACGTATCTGCGGCGGAAGTCGTCACCATGATGTAAACGAGTGCGTCTTGAGGTGAAATGTTTTTCATCGAATGCTCCTGCATCGTTCAACCGGAATCATAGTTTCGGCTAATTTTGAAGAAAATTAGGGAGCATGTAAGGTTTACGCAAGGAAATTCGGACGTAATCATCGTGGCAAAGATTGACGTCCAAGCTCCGCCGCGCCATAGAGCAATGGTACATAACCGTGCAAAAAATTTCATCAAACAAAGCCCTTCACAGGACATCAGGATAAAATCATGACTTCGCACCGTCTTCCCGAAATTACGCTGACCCCGGAACTGACCGCGGCGGCTGCGGAAGCGAAATCGTGGCCCTTTGAAGAGGCGCGGAAAATCCTTAAGCGGTACGAGAAGACCGGTCTCCCTGAAACGGTGATCTTTGAAACCGGCTATGGACCATCGGGCCTGCCGCATATCGGCACGTTCGGCGAAGTTGCGCGCACCTCGATGGTCCGCCACGCGTTCCGCATCCTGACAGAAGACAAGGTCAAGACGCGCCTGATCTGCTTCTCCGACGATCTCGACGGGATGCGCAAAATCCCCGACAATGTGCCGGACAAGGCAGCCCTTGAGCCATATCTGCAATTGCCACTTTCAGCCGTACCAAACCCATTTGGCGGCGAATACAAGAGCTTTGCCGAGCATAATAACGCAATGCTCTGCCGTTTCCTCGATACCTTTGGGTTCGATTACGAATTCGCAAGTGCGACCGACTATTACAAGTCGGGCAAGTTCGATGCTGTGTTGCTAAAAGCTGTCGAGCGTTATGACGACATCATGAAAGTGATGCTTCCTACACTCGGTGAAGAGCGTCAGGCGACCTATAGCCCGTTCCTGCCAATCTCACCGAAGTCTGGCCGCGTGCTCTACGTGCCGATGAAGAGTGTGGATGCCAAGGCTGGCACTATTACTTTTGACGATGAGGACGGCGTTGAAACCA
Proteins encoded in this region:
- a CDS encoding ABC transporter ATP-binding protein, with the translated sequence MSVVAHIENLSVRYGSDTALKNLDLDIEAGETLAIIGESGSGKSTLALALAGLLPANARVSGAIEWPNGKPKLGYDVGFVFQDPASSFDPLMRVGAQLVETIRAHENIDRHAAKDKALKLLARVQIAEPEQSFSRYPHQFSGGQKQRIAIALAIAANPVLLIADEPTSALDTIVQREIVALLRALVQADGMTLIFITHDIALASNLADRIAVFRHGELVESGPARAIIANPKSDYTKALIAAVPVLEPQHG
- a CDS encoding ABC transporter permease yields the protein MSGMRRYFGSGEGIAGAIILLALMASALLATLLFPGDQLRIVATPMLAPFDNASFPLGTDRLGRDVLAELFHASRTSLVVGLAAAAASILIGSIVGTLSGFAGGLVDELLMRITEAFQTVPGFLLALALVSIAGPSLSVLVAAIALSSWTQAARLTRGQMLSIRERDYVASAHVIGMHPLEIAFRQILPNALPPVLALVPVIVASAILIEAALSFLGLGDPNRVTWGGMIAEGRTVLRSAPWLSILPGLALALTVVGVYLAGEGITQAASRREVQA
- a CDS encoding ABC transporter permease translates to MYVHDVAQILTLFRKRLISSMIVLLIVIVGCFLMLELAPGDAVDAYAVSFGGDASAIAEMRARWGLDQSVWHRLTAYLAALLQGNLGWSVSFNRPILDVILERLPNTLLLMGAATALSFAVGSALGIVAGARPGSFRDRFLSVASLILYAIPGFWLALVLVILFSIRLRWLPSSGIETIASGKEGLARGLDIARHLVLPVVSLGLIYLALYLRVMRASMADIWRMDFVRALKARGISGPRIVLRHVARNALSPLVTMLGLQAASMLGGSVVIESVFAVPGLGRLAQEAVASRDTPLLLGVILTSAIMVIVVNFVVDLLYLWLDPRITAGKALR
- a CDS encoding ABC transporter substrate-binding protein — protein: MARFVASRRAFLIGSTSLAALPLLPHWARAEDVPQKGGRLIVAADSEPRNLNPAIVASNGVFFVASKVIEPLAEASFDGEYGLEPRLATSWEGSDDGLTATFRLRDGVKWHDGKPFTSADVAFSAVQVWKPLQNLGRVVFKALEKVETPDEHTAVFHFSEPTPFQLIRNELPALTAVLPKHVFEGTDIAANPANEKLIGTGPFKYAEHKTGEYYRLVKNDDYWGEGEPYLDEVIYRVLPDRAAAAGALEAEEIDLAAFSAVPLADLDRISKVPGINVISKGYEALTYQLVVEINHRRKELSDLKVRQAIAHAIDRDFVVKTIFLGFAKPSTGPVPQYDSQFYTGDVAAYPFDVAKANALLDEAGYKRGKDGTRFALKLLPAPYFNETRQFGDYLRQALAEIGIDARIVNNDSAAHQKAVYTDHDFDLAIAPAVYRGDPAISTTILVESGIAAGVPFSNQGGYANEELDALIDKAAHEIDEEKRIALYHQFQQLVEADLPLINVAEWGFITVANERVKNVSNNPRWAVSNWADVFVAQ
- a CDS encoding DUF930 domain-containing protein, producing MVDKDTVLGGVVSVGLHGAVLALLLITFPVSTHSVQPEDVKVELVPPPPLAPAEKQPDKSDDAARAASEQKAFETAANEEKENTKIEPAKPSDQEGKEAPQPTQGETEPNQNKSSATDPILSTEKSSVSVANLAKQEVQMTKARKIYSKDALSNPHVKQALGKLSPKDRVIQVCGIEALEQIRHNRPDIIPDMMARTGGTLTETRLKMSDGAFRSHAKWYDLDFNCEVNPKDMAVSSFQYAIGDPIPKKDWSRRELPVD
- a CDS encoding tellurite resistance TerB family protein, whose translation is MKNISPQDALVYIMVTTSAADTSMTDAELASISNVVSRLPVFQGFDAARLPKLASDCLEMLSYDDGLERILDLAHDALPEKLYDTAYALAVEVAAADLHVEQEELEFLQMLRDRWTLDELTVAAIERSARVRFRKL